One window from the genome of Anopheles merus strain MAF chromosome 3R, AmerM5.1, whole genome shotgun sequence encodes:
- the LOC121595761 gene encoding uncharacterized protein LOC121595761: protein MGRSDEPMAIKTKLGWVIFGMDTKLREASEHFLMIHYEENAMNSMMRSYFSTEDFGVKPVATIKSSEMERAEKIIANTLVKSQGRYEIGLLWKTDEVKFPDSYQAALRRLESQEKQLKRNPEMQTWLCETFKEYEKKGYVRKLSREEAALHGPRTFYLPHFVVVNKNKPVLKPRLVFDAAARVKDVSLNSQLLTGPDEVPSLFGILLRFREGNICVSGDIKEMFHQVKIRKEDQDAQRILWREGNAARRPDTYVMQVMTFGATCSPSCAQAVKNRNAEEHQLTHPLALRPITRQHYVDDYLDSFFSLEEAIETVEQVRKVHAMGGFLIRNFVSNNSKLRQTIPEEHQLHQSLVDIKEKNQCVEKILGVQWNTQLDTFGYRVNIARARTDVGGELPTKREVLSFVMCIYDPLGLISHLTIQGRIIMQAVHIAVEDWDAKIPDNLAAKWHEWTTTISEAKDLAIPRPITAAGNAPIDIHTFVDASLDAFAACVYARSCFKGCYVVRLVAAKARVAPIHALTIPKLELQAAILGARLTETVAKELRLPIHRTTFWTDSRTVLSWINSEHRKFKQFVAHRVSEILDTSSASQWRWVPSKENPADAATKVTNASMWFNGPAFLLSKECDWPEQQPVSDTEEEKRVAANLVLHHHETVVPELNYSTWDRLLRHHTFLKKFVDFLKDRKAFNKMIGREDVEHAKYALLRKAQWEGFPDEMEALTRGQEISSKSSIKTLLPYLDQHNLLRSRSRLENATALPKSARSPILLPQKPRIVKLLVRNYHEKYHHQADNVVIGTLRQTYWIVQLRNVLKAVKGCCQRCILNTATPQTPLMAPLPSFRTHPHNPPFLHSGVDYFGPLDVTVKRSIEKRWGAIFTCMSTRAVHIELAEKLDVDSFLICLKNFTNRRGKITHLYSDNGTNFIGADRLMKKLVEEIGERMGREAALRHQIEWKFNPPSAPHFGGSWERLIQIVKKALHHMATEWKTRHPYPETLRAALIEIEAMINSRPLTHIPLSNEEDEVLTPFHFLIGRGVESLPPDSLDTSYVSRQQFKVAQHNAKVFWDRWKKEYLPTLIKRNKWTNKAEPVKVGDVVVLTNDNAPAGQWLKGKVLEVHPAADGQVRVVSVKTATGILKRPAVKVAVVDVKPKEHLLVVKQPPSKTTKRVLEDDVTLREAPSTKRIITAGDWITRLLADNSDRE from the coding sequence GACTTTGGAGTGAAACCAGTAGCAACAATAAAGTCGAGCGAGATGGAACGTGCCGAGAAAATCATTGCCAACACCCTGGTGAAATCACAGGGACGTTACGAGATAGGTCTATTATGGAAGACCGACGAAGTGAAGTTTCCGGACAGCTACCAAGCTGCTTTACGACGTCTAGAGAGTCAGGAAAAGCAGCTGAAAAGGAACCCTGAAATGCAGACTTGGTTGTGTGAAACCTTCAAGGAGTACGAGAAGAAGGGATATGTAAGAAAGCTCTCACGGGAAGAAGCAGCACTGCACGGGCCGCGTACCTTTTATTTGCCGCACTTCGTGGTCGTGAATAAAAACAAGCCGGTGCTTAAACCGAGGCTAGTGTTCGACGCTGCCGCAAGGGTTAAGGACGTTTCCTTAAACTCCCAGCTCCTCACTGGACCTGACGAAGTGCCGTCACTGTTCGGCATACTGTTGAGATTCCGTGAAGGGAATATCTGCGTTAGTGGAGACATCAAGGAGATGTTCCACCAAGTGAAAATAAGGAAGGAGGACCAGGACGCACAGCGCATACTGTGGCGTGAAGGAAACGCAGCTCGGCGGCCGGATACGTATGTCATGCAGGTCATGACGTTTGGTGCAACGTGCTCGCCATCATGTGCTCAAGCGGTAAAAAATCGAAACGCCGAAGAGCATCAACTTACTCACCCGCTGGCCCTTAGACCCATCACTCGTCAGCATTATGTGGACGACTACTTGGACAGCTTTTTCTCGCTGGAAGAAGCTATCGAAACGGTGGAACAGGTGAGAAAGGTTCACGCGATGGGTGGATTCCTCATAAGGAATTTTGTGTCGAATAATTCAAAGTTGAGACAAACAATACCGGAAGAACATCAACTCCACCAAAGTCTAGTGGACATCAAGGAAAAAAACCAATGCGTCGAAAAAATATTGGGTGTGCAGTGGAATACGCAGCTGGACACGTTTGGTTATAGAGTGAATATAGCAAGAGCTCGCACCGATGTCGGCGGAGAACTACCCACCAAACGAGAGGTGTTGAGTTTCGTCATGTGTATATATGATCCCCTCGGTCTCATCAGCCACCTTACAATTCAAGGGAGGATTATCATGCAAGCTGTCCACATAGCCGTTGAGGACTGGGACGCAAAGATTCCCGACAATCTCGCAGCAAAGTGGCATGAATGGACGACAACCATCAGTGAAGCAAAGGATCTAGCCATTCCTAGACCAATCACCGCGGCAGGAAATGCGCCGATCGATATCCACACCTTTGTGGACGCATCCCTAGATGCATTTGCAGCATGCGTGTACGCAAGAAGCTGCTTTAAAGGGTGCTATGTCGTGAGGCTTGTCGCTGCCAAGGCTCGAGTGGCTCCAATCCATGCACTAACGATTCCAAAGCTCGAGTTGCAAGCCGCCATTTTGGGAGCGAGGCTCACCGAAACCGTTGCAAAAGAGCTCAGACTGCCAATCCACCGCACCACGTTCTGGACTGATTCACGAACAGTATTGTCGTGGATCAATAGCGAGCATCggaaattcaaacaatttgtggcGCACCGAGTAAGCGAAATTTTGGACACGAGCAGCGCCAGCCAATGGAGGTGGGTCCCTTCAAAGGAAAATCCAGCCGATGCCGCCACCAAGGTAACCAACGCAAGCATGTGGTTTAATGGTCCAGCATTTCTATTATCAAAAGAGTGTGATTGGCCCGAGCAGCAGCCTGTCTCAGACACAGAGGAGGAGAAGCGTGTCGCCGCAAATCTAGTGCTTCACCATCACGAGACAGTGGTTCCCGAgctaaattattcaacatGGGACCGCCTGCTTCGCCATCacacatttttaaagaaatttgtggattttttgaaAGACCGGAAGGCGTTCAACAAGATGATTGGACGCGAGGACGTAGAACACGCCAAATACGCCTTGTTACGCAAGGCGCAATGGGAAGGGTTCCCGGATGAAATGGAGGCCCTAACGAGGGGGCAGGAAATATCCAGCAAGAGCAGTATCAAAACATTGTTGCCTTATTTAGATCAGCACAATCTCCTGAGGTCGCGAAGCCGTTTAGAGAACGCAACGGCGCTACCAAAAAGCGCGCGCTCACCAATACTTCTGCCGCAAAAACCGCGCATCGTGAAGCTTCTCGTGCGGAACTACCACGAGAAGTATCATCATCAGGCCGACAATGTCGTAATCGGTACCTTGCGACAAACCTACTGGATCGTGCAGCTGCGGAACGTTTTGAAAGCTGTTAAAGGTTGCTGCCAGAGATGTATCCTCAACACCGCTACCCCGCAAACCCCTTTGATGGCACCCCTGCCATCTTTCAGGACACACCCTCACAATCCGCCATTCCTACACTCGGGAGTGGATTATTTTGGGCCCCTCGACGTTACCGTGAAGCGGTCCATCGAGAAACGATGGGGGGCAATATTCACTTGCATGAGCACGCGGGCCGTACACATCGAACTGGCCGAGAAGTTGGACGTCGATAGCTTCTTAATATGCCTGAAGAATTTCACGAACCGACGAGGCAAGATCACCCACTTATACAGCGACAACGGGACCAACTTCATAGGCGCGGATAGGCTGATGAAGAAGTTGGTGGAAGAGATCGGAGAGAGAATGGGAAGAGAAGCCGCCCTGAGACACCAGATTGAATGGAAATTCAATCCGCCGTCCGCTCCCCACTTCGGAGGATCGTGGGAGCGGCTTATTCAAATAGTGAAGAAAGCGCTACACCACATGGCGACTGAGTGGAAGACGCGACACCCCTACCCGGAAACGTTGCGAGCGGCGTTAATAGAGATAGAGGCTATGATCAATTCGCGGCCATTGACGCACATACCATTGTCTAACGAGGAAGACGAGGTTCTAACGCCGTTCCACTTCCTTATTGGACGAGGCGTTGAGAGCCTGCCGCCGGACAGTCTGGACACATCCTATGTATCCAGGCAGCAGTTTAAAGTGGCCCAGCATAACGCCAAGGTTTTCTGGGATCGCTGGAAGAAGGAGTATCTGCCTACACTCATCAAGCGGAACAAGTGGACCAACAAGGCAGAACCAGTGAAGGTGGGCGATGTAGTGGTGCTCACGAACGACAACGCACCCGCGGGACAATGGCTGAAGGGCAAGGTGCTGGAAGTGCACCCAGCTGCGGATGGGCAAGTTCGCGTCGTGTCCGTGAAGACGGCTACCGGAATCCTGAAGCGACCGGCCGTCAAGGTAGCAGTAGTGGACGTGAAGCCCAAGGAGCATCTACTCGTCGTGAAGCAACCGCCATCCAAGACGACCAAGCGGGTGCTGGAAGATGACGTGACTTTGAGGGAGGCCCCGTCAACCAAGCGGATCATCACAGCTGGCGACTGGATAACCAGATTGCTTGCGGACAATTCAGATCGCGAATGA